The uncultured Methanomethylovorans sp. genome contains a region encoding:
- the alaS gene encoding alanine--tRNA ligase, with amino-acid sequence MLEDEYQLDFFKDNGFVRKQCPKCGKFFWTRDLERATCGDAPCDPYSFIGNPVFKKSFDLAEMREYYLKFFEERGHTRMGRYPVVARWRDDIYLTIASIADFQPFVTSGEVAPPHNPLTISQPCIRLSDLDAVGRSGRHLTTFEMMAHHAFNKPNAEIYWKDRTVGLCDELLNSLGVDPMAVTYKEEPWAGGGNAGPCVETLVGGLEVATLVFMNLEQVKDGPIEIKGEMYRKMDNYIVDTGYGLERFVWASKGSPTIYDAVFPNIVKELMNLAGIEHELENPEYANILAQNARLAGLMDVSEKANLMELRRQVASSIGTTAEKLSAIMEPVETVYAITDHSRCLTFMLGDGIIPSNVKAGYLARLVLRRTLRMMKDLNISIPLSEIVQMHIKNLPEYPEFAERFEVIEDILHHEEIKFQETLDRGRRMISKSAKHYKQTGEKMPLEKIIEMYDTHGIPPEISKDVAAEEGVKVDLPDNFYSLVAERHSKAEEKEEKVFPYADRVSRLPFTKRLFYDEPNRMEFEAVVLDIFDNYIVCDSTFFYPEGGGQPADHGTFVLDDVVLNVVDVQMVKGVVVHRIDAMENELHLRKGDIVTGRVNRDRRMAHACHHTATHIVNDAARKVLGDHIWQAGAQKTETRARLDITHYKRITKEQLNQIELLANQTVMENQRVTAEWMDRNQAEQKYGFGLYQGGVPKGNLIRVLKVADDIEACAGTHCTNTGLVGPIKVLKTERIQDGVERIEYAAGMAAVRAIQEADHYLTTASDTLRVLPEQLPVTIDRFFTEWKDFKKENVRLKEEMAQLRVVRMLSNAQDLGGVRLVAQNVDHADTDELVTIAGELTQDDNVMALLISDFEGVKIVAAAGKKAVAQGADAGKVVREMSKIVGGGGGGRSDMARGGGTDASKAVEAMEKGISLVKASFNK; translated from the coding sequence ATGCTTGAAGATGAGTATCAGCTTGATTTTTTCAAGGATAACGGTTTTGTGAGGAAACAGTGTCCTAAATGTGGCAAGTTCTTCTGGACTCGTGACCTTGAAAGGGCTACATGTGGTGATGCACCATGTGACCCCTATTCTTTTATAGGCAATCCAGTATTCAAAAAAAGTTTTGATCTCGCCGAGATGAGGGAATATTACCTCAAATTCTTCGAGGAAAGAGGTCACACCCGGATGGGTAGATACCCTGTAGTAGCCCGCTGGAGGGATGATATATACCTAACTATAGCATCTATTGCTGATTTCCAGCCTTTTGTTACATCCGGTGAGGTAGCTCCTCCTCATAATCCTCTTACAATATCTCAGCCATGCATCAGGCTTTCTGATCTGGATGCAGTAGGTAGAAGCGGTCGCCATCTCACTACTTTCGAGATGATGGCTCACCATGCATTTAACAAGCCAAATGCAGAGATCTATTGGAAAGATAGGACTGTCGGACTCTGTGATGAATTGTTGAATTCCCTAGGAGTGGATCCTATGGCTGTTACGTATAAGGAAGAGCCATGGGCAGGAGGTGGAAATGCAGGTCCATGCGTGGAAACTCTGGTCGGTGGGCTGGAAGTTGCCACCCTTGTGTTCATGAACCTGGAGCAGGTAAAGGATGGTCCGATAGAAATAAAAGGTGAGATGTACCGCAAGATGGATAATTATATTGTGGACACAGGATATGGCCTTGAACGTTTCGTCTGGGCTTCTAAAGGTTCTCCCACTATTTATGACGCGGTATTCCCCAATATTGTAAAAGAGCTCATGAACCTCGCTGGTATAGAACATGAGCTTGAGAACCCTGAATATGCCAATATCCTTGCCCAGAATGCAAGGCTTGCAGGGCTTATGGATGTAAGCGAAAAGGCAAACCTTATGGAACTACGCAGGCAAGTGGCTTCCAGTATAGGGACAACAGCGGAAAAGCTTTCAGCTATAATGGAACCTGTGGAAACCGTATATGCTATCACTGACCACAGCAGATGCCTTACTTTTATGCTTGGCGATGGTATAATTCCTTCCAATGTAAAGGCAGGATACCTGGCGAGGCTGGTGCTCAGAAGGACACTTCGCATGATGAAGGATCTGAATATATCCATTCCTCTCAGTGAGATCGTACAAATGCATATCAAGAACCTGCCGGAATATCCCGAGTTTGCCGAAAGGTTTGAAGTGATCGAAGATATCCTCCACCATGAGGAGATAAAGTTCCAGGAAACTCTGGATCGGGGAAGGAGGATGATCAGTAAGTCTGCCAAGCATTACAAACAGACAGGGGAAAAAATGCCCCTTGAAAAGATTATCGAGATGTATGATACTCATGGCATCCCACCCGAGATCTCAAAAGATGTTGCCGCTGAAGAAGGTGTCAAAGTAGATCTTCCAGACAATTTCTATTCTCTGGTTGCAGAAAGGCATAGTAAAGCGGAGGAAAAAGAAGAAAAGGTATTCCCTTATGCTGATCGTGTGTCCCGTCTTCCTTTCACAAAGAGGTTATTTTACGATGAGCCAAATCGGATGGAATTCGAGGCTGTTGTACTTGATATATTCGATAATTACATTGTTTGTGATAGCACTTTTTTCTATCCAGAGGGTGGTGGGCAGCCAGCTGACCATGGTACTTTTGTCCTAGATGATGTGGTGCTGAACGTAGTGGATGTGCAGATGGTGAAAGGTGTGGTAGTACACCGGATAGACGCTATGGAGAATGAACTACACCTGCGCAAGGGCGATATCGTGACAGGCCGTGTAAATAGGGACCGCCGCATGGCACATGCATGTCATCACACAGCTACACATATTGTTAATGATGCTGCTAGAAAGGTGCTTGGTGACCATATATGGCAGGCAGGCGCCCAGAAGACGGAAACCCGAGCTCGCCTCGATATCACTCATTACAAGCGTATCACAAAGGAGCAGCTTAATCAGATAGAGCTTTTGGCCAATCAGACAGTCATGGAAAACCAGAGAGTTACTGCTGAATGGATGGATCGGAATCAGGCTGAGCAAAAGTACGGTTTTGGCCTTTATCAGGGCGGTGTTCCCAAAGGAAACCTCATTCGGGTACTGAAAGTGGCTGATGACATAGAAGCATGTGCAGGTACCCATTGTACTAATACCGGTCTTGTAGGACCCATAAAGGTTCTTAAGACAGAGCGTATCCAGGATGGTGTGGAGCGTATAGAGTATGCCGCAGGCATGGCAGCCGTCAGGGCCATACAGGAAGCCGATCACTACCTCACCACTGCCTCAGATACCCTAAGAGTGCTGCCGGAGCAGCTTCCTGTAACTATTGACCGTTTCTTCACTGAATGGAAAGATTTCAAGAAAGAGAATGTAAGGCTCAAGGAAGAGATGGCTCAATTGCGTGTTGTCAGAATGCTGAGCAATGCCCAGGATCTTGGTGGTGTACGGCTCGTGGCACAGAATGTGGATCATGCAGATACGGATGAACTTGTTACTATCGCCGGTGAACTCACTCAGGATGATAATGTCATGGCTCTCCTTATCAGCGATTTTGAAGGTGTTAAGATCGTGGCGGCCGCTGGTAAAAAAGCAGTTGCACAAGGAGCAGATGCAGGAAAAGTTGTACGTGAAATGTCCAAAATAGTGGGAGGCGGTGGCGGTGGCCGTTCGGACATGGCTCGTGGTGGAGGTACAGATGCCTCAAAAGCTGTTGAAGCCATGGAAAAAGGTATCTCTTTGGTAAAAGCTTCTTTCAACAAGTAA
- the surE gene encoding 5'/3'-nucleotidase SurE, translating to MPKILLTNDDGVYSAGIRAAYRSVQEIGEVIVCAPSMQQSGVGRSISIFEPLRINQAKINDMTVYAVGGTPTDAVILGIFAVMKEMPDLILSGFNIGENISTDTITTSGTIGAALEGASYGIPAIAASIQAKEEKDKFDDNWEYDHDFDVAVKVVNRIAKNVIKFGLPEHVDLLNVNIPHRVEEDTQIEITRLARKVFKTAVEERHDPRGKPYYWIAGDLIMEEEEGTDVHAISQKGHISVTPISLDATSPIDFSEIEHLL from the coding sequence ATGCCAAAAATATTGCTTACAAATGATGATGGTGTCTACTCAGCAGGCATCCGGGCAGCGTACCGAAGTGTACAAGAAATTGGAGAAGTAATTGTATGTGCGCCCTCTATGCAGCAAAGTGGAGTAGGCAGATCAATATCAATCTTTGAGCCTTTAAGGATAAATCAGGCTAAGATCAACGATATGACTGTATATGCCGTAGGTGGTACCCCAACTGATGCAGTCATACTTGGAATATTCGCCGTGATGAAAGAAATGCCTGACCTCATATTATCCGGGTTCAATATCGGAGAGAACATTAGCACTGACACGATAACTACATCTGGAACAATAGGTGCTGCCCTAGAAGGAGCTAGTTACGGGATACCTGCTATTGCTGCTTCTATACAGGCAAAGGAAGAAAAGGACAAGTTTGATGATAATTGGGAATATGACCACGATTTCGATGTCGCAGTGAAGGTTGTGAACAGGATCGCAAAAAACGTGATCAAATTTGGATTACCTGAGCATGTAGACCTGTTAAATGTAAATATCCCACACCGAGTAGAAGAGGACACTCAAATAGAGATCACACGGCTTGCCAGAAAAGTATTCAAAACTGCTGTGGAAGAGAGGCATGATCCAAGAGGCAAGCCCTATTATTGGATAGCAGGGGATTTAATAATGGAAGAAGAAGAAGGTACCGATGTACATGCCATTTCACAGAAAGGACATATTTCAGTCACCCCTATCTCTCTGGATGCCACTTCACCCATTGATTTTTCAGAGATAGAACACCTGCTATAA
- the moaA gene encoding GTP 3',8-cyclase MoaA, which produces MNDPHKTEFLRDVYGRTIKSLRMSITDRCNLNCIYCHNEGSTGAIGEMSVETISNIVHIAAGFGVNRLKISGGEPLLRKDLEDILISLPPLKDVSMTTNGVLLKECAQSLKDAGLNRVNISLDSLNETNYRHITKCKDGIFQKVIGGIHAAVDADLTPVKLNMVLLKDVNESEIEEMLSFTREFHGDVILQLIQLMDFRDVACYHVNVDEIEKELELKAGYVQVRELHRRKKYLIDGAEVEFVKPVDNTEFCANCNRLRVTADGKLRPCLLVNDNLVDVSRASLEDMPELFRLAVSRRIPFYVKQKEI; this is translated from the coding sequence ATGAACGATCCACATAAAACAGAGTTCCTCAGAGATGTTTATGGCCGTACCATAAAGAGCCTGAGGATGTCTATTACTGACCGCTGTAATCTGAATTGTATCTATTGTCATAACGAAGGAAGCACGGGTGCTATAGGGGAGATGTCTGTGGAAACGATCTCCAATATAGTCCACATTGCAGCGGGTTTTGGAGTCAATAGGCTCAAGATCTCAGGTGGGGAACCACTATTGCGTAAAGATCTAGAAGATATACTCATCTCACTGCCCCCTCTTAAGGATGTGTCTATGACTACCAACGGTGTCCTGCTCAAGGAGTGCGCGCAGTCTCTAAAGGATGCAGGTCTTAACAGGGTTAATATAAGCCTTGATTCCCTAAATGAGACTAACTATAGACATATAACCAAGTGCAAGGATGGTATATTTCAAAAGGTTATAGGTGGTATCCATGCTGCGGTGGATGCTGATCTTACTCCTGTGAAACTAAACATGGTTCTGCTCAAAGATGTCAATGAATCTGAGATTGAGGAAATGCTTTCCTTTACTCGGGAATTTCATGGGGATGTTATACTGCAGCTTATCCAGCTCATGGATTTCAGGGATGTGGCCTGTTATCATGTAAATGTTGATGAGATCGAAAAGGAACTTGAGCTTAAGGCCGGTTATGTCCAGGTTAGAGAATTACATCGCAGAAAAAAATATCTCATTGACGGGGCTGAAGTTGAATTCGTCAAACCTGTAGATAATACGGAGTTCTGTGCTAACTGTAACAGGTTGCGTGTAACAGCAGATGGGAAGCTTCGTCCCTGTTTGCTTGTAAATGATAATCTTGTAGATGTATCTCGTGCCTCCTTGGAGGACATGCCTGAACTTTTCAGGCTTGCTGTAAGTCGAAGGATTCCATTCTATGTAAAACAAAAGGAGATATGA
- a CDS encoding cobyrinate a,c-diamide synthase has translation MTKAVLIAGTNSGVGKTTASMGLMAALVKRDMQVQPYKVGPDYIDPSYHTAICKRASRNLDTFMMGVEGVKREVDRTCGGSDISIIEGVMGLFDGMDSTEVASSAHVAKSLDVPVVLVVNVHGMSRSAAAIVKGYSEFDPGVEVAGVILNKVGSPRHTKMIRDCVPDIPIVGSLPRNKDISVPSRHLGLHMAFECEFDTSELARFIEDNVDIDAIVGLAREPKTDNLQENELPEADLKIGVAMDKAFCFYYADMFDEFRRNGTEVVFFSPMAGEVPDVDGMYFGGGYPELYPCELEASATTKALKNLSADGMPIYGECGGLQYLSTSYEIDDVTYKMADLFPARTVLTKKLQALGYTEGYAHGPFIKGPVRGHEFHYSATYCDNDARLTFEMKRGKGIKDGWDGIVEHNSLACYQHAHPVSFPVKAFVDMCRQYKRR, from the coding sequence ATGACAAAAGCGGTACTGATTGCAGGAACTAACAGCGGTGTTGGAAAGACCACGGCCTCTATGGGGCTAATGGCTGCACTGGTCAAAAGAGACATGCAAGTCCAGCCATATAAAGTTGGTCCGGACTATATTGATCCATCATACCATACAGCTATCTGCAAAAGGGCATCACGTAACCTGGACACATTCATGATGGGAGTCGAGGGTGTTAAAAGAGAAGTGGACCGCACCTGTGGCGGCTCAGATATTTCGATCATTGAAGGTGTAATGGGACTATTTGATGGAATGGACTCTACGGAGGTTGCAAGTTCTGCACACGTTGCCAAATCCCTTGATGTTCCTGTGGTCCTGGTCGTTAATGTCCACGGGATGTCGCGTAGTGCCGCTGCTATTGTCAAGGGTTATTCCGAATTCGATCCAGGAGTTGAAGTTGCGGGAGTGATCCTCAACAAGGTAGGAAGCCCAAGGCACACAAAAATGATCCGGGATTGTGTTCCAGATATACCTATTGTAGGAAGCCTTCCACGCAATAAAGATATAAGCGTACCTTCTAGGCACCTGGGATTGCACATGGCATTTGAATGTGAATTTGATACCAGTGAGCTTGCCCGATTCATTGAAGATAATGTAGATATAGATGCAATTGTAGGGCTGGCTAGAGAACCAAAAACAGATAACCTGCAGGAAAATGAGCTACCAGAGGCAGACCTGAAGATCGGAGTGGCTATGGATAAAGCATTCTGTTTCTACTACGCCGATATGTTCGATGAATTTAGGAGAAATGGCACAGAGGTTGTTTTCTTTAGCCCTATGGCCGGAGAAGTACCAGATGTAGACGGGATGTATTTTGGCGGAGGTTATCCTGAACTCTACCCATGTGAACTTGAAGCCTCTGCAACTACAAAAGCCTTAAAAAACCTTTCTGCAGATGGAATGCCGATATACGGAGAGTGTGGCGGATTGCAATACCTATCCACCTCATACGAGATAGATGACGTCACCTACAAAATGGCAGATCTTTTCCCGGCACGTACTGTGCTTACCAAAAAGCTCCAAGCTCTGGGATATACAGAAGGTTATGCCCACGGACCTTTCATAAAAGGCCCAGTTCGTGGACATGAATTCCATTACTCTGCCACATATTGCGACAATGATGCCAGGCTTACATTTGAGATGAAGCGTGGAAAAGGGATAAAGGATGGATGGGACGGCATTGTAGAGCACAATTCCCTGGCATGTTATCAGCACGCTCATCCTGTAAGCTTTCCGGTAAAAGCATTTGTGGACATGTGCAGGCAATATAAGCGCAGATGA
- the htpX gene encoding zinc metalloprotease HtpX, producing the protein MRKWKHDIGLESRMLLTMFLLGAVYLFFLAFLAANGTNSMFILLFAGLMMFIQYYYSDKMVLWTSGARIVSASEEPELHEIITRLCAIANLPVPRIAVMNTMMPNAFATGRNQKNAVVAVTTGLMQRLDREELEAVLGHELTHIKNRDMTVLTIASFLSTVAFFIVRYALYFTGGNNRREGNGGLIVVWIVSMIVWVISFLLIRALSRYREFSADKGSAIITGKPSKLASALVKISSTMQRVPSEDLRKVEGMSAFFIIPAISGSSIMQLLSTHPSTEKRIAALEKLERELEF; encoded by the coding sequence ATGAGAAAATGGAAACATGATATAGGATTAGAGAGCAGAATGCTGCTTACCATGTTCTTGCTGGGAGCCGTGTACCTGTTCTTCCTTGCATTCTTGGCCGCTAATGGTACAAATTCCATGTTCATACTTTTGTTTGCAGGATTGATGATGTTCATACAGTACTATTATTCTGACAAAATGGTACTCTGGACATCAGGAGCAAGAATTGTATCTGCAAGCGAGGAGCCTGAACTGCATGAGATTATCACACGACTGTGTGCAATCGCAAATCTGCCAGTGCCAAGAATAGCTGTCATGAATACAATGATGCCAAATGCTTTTGCTACTGGAAGGAACCAAAAGAATGCAGTTGTTGCTGTTACTACAGGGCTTATGCAGCGTCTTGACAGAGAAGAGCTTGAAGCTGTGCTGGGCCATGAATTGACCCATATCAAAAACCGTGATATGACAGTACTGACTATAGCCAGCTTCCTTTCCACTGTTGCCTTCTTCATAGTAAGGTATGCTCTTTATTTTACCGGAGGAAACAACAGAAGAGAAGGAAATGGCGGACTCATAGTAGTATGGATAGTTTCAATGATAGTGTGGGTAATAAGCTTCCTGCTCATCCGCGCTCTTTCAAGATACAGGGAATTCTCCGCTGACAAAGGCTCTGCAATAATTACAGGAAAACCATCTAAACTCGCATCTGCCCTCGTAAAGATAAGCAGTACTATGCAAAGAGTACCATCTGAGGACCTGAGGAAGGTTGAAGGAATGAGTGCCTTTTTTATCATCCCTGCGATATCAGGCTCTTCAATTATGCAACTTCTGTCAACACACCCTTCAACTGAGAAACGTATAGCTGCACTTGAGAAATTGGAAAGGGAGCTGGAATTCTGA
- a CDS encoding PspA/IM30 family protein, with amino-acid sequence MGLFNRMSTVIKAKMNKIAEKMEDPRETLDYSYEKQLELLQNVKRGVAEVTTSKKRLELQKAKLQQSIDKLDQQAKDAVKADREDLARLALERKAALVAQVQGLDLQIVDLNQEQEKLVAAEKRLSTKVEIFRTKKETIKAQYSSAEAQVKINESISGISEEMADVGLAMERAENKTEQMKARSSALDELIEQGTLEDVTGRHDDIDRELSKISSKSTVDAELAKLKQEAGK; translated from the coding sequence ATGGGCTTATTCAATCGTATGAGTACAGTTATCAAAGCTAAAATGAACAAAATCGCAGAAAAGATGGAGGATCCTCGGGAGACTCTTGATTATTCTTATGAAAAACAGTTAGAGTTACTCCAGAATGTAAAAAGAGGAGTTGCTGAGGTTACTACATCCAAGAAACGCCTTGAATTACAGAAAGCCAAGTTGCAGCAAAGCATAGACAAGCTGGACCAACAGGCGAAGGATGCTGTAAAGGCTGATCGTGAGGATCTTGCAAGGCTTGCTCTTGAGCGCAAGGCTGCACTTGTAGCGCAGGTACAGGGGCTTGATCTGCAGATCGTAGACCTGAATCAGGAGCAAGAGAAACTTGTAGCTGCAGAAAAGCGCTTGTCCACCAAGGTTGAGATTTTCAGGACAAAGAAGGAAACTATTAAAGCACAGTATTCCTCTGCAGAAGCTCAGGTCAAGATCAATGAATCAATTTCTGGGATCAGCGAGGAAATGGCTGATGTGGGACTTGCTATGGAGAGGGCCGAGAACAAGACCGAACAGATGAAAGCACGTTCCTCAGCCCTTGATGAGCTCATCGAACAAGGTACATTGGAAGATGTGACCGGCAGGCATGATGATATAGATCGGGAACTCTCAAAGATAAGTTCCAAGAGCACCGTTGATGCAGAACTGGCAAAACTCAAACAGGAGGCAGGCAAATGA
- the priL gene encoding DNA primase regulatory subunit PriL, whose product MEEKDLALYPFITEASSYVSGLGFSLERLITSRAMDSARSRGVERVLQALKGEVHKPQLLVSDENKILIEMLSYPFSRILVSCIDDNFLIRRYALAEAVSCYELLRLESSDFICSIASDFHVDVISCDHEFDIHFTDYIRLASSMKALEWKLVNRKIQKGHVYISKEELSRLLQEAMRDRIQSSLPLDIPKDVCQICAPYISSIQTELQQMKETFGSGDFGAVESNMFPPCMVHAISNVRAGVNLAHSMRFALTSFLRNVGMSADDIIAMFNVSPDFDMEKTRYQIEHISGSSGTEYKPPSCSTMRTYGNCYGADELCSRIKHPLNYYRRKTWFKHKNDDSQQQPSSENKNT is encoded by the coding sequence ATGGAAGAAAAGGACCTTGCTCTTTACCCCTTTATTACGGAAGCTTCATCATATGTATCAGGTCTAGGTTTCAGCCTTGAAAGGCTGATTACATCTCGAGCTATGGATTCTGCCCGTTCCCGAGGGGTTGAAAGAGTACTACAGGCCTTAAAAGGTGAGGTGCATAAACCTCAGCTTTTAGTTTCTGATGAGAACAAAATACTTATTGAAATGCTTTCATACCCATTTTCAAGGATCTTGGTATCCTGTATCGATGATAATTTTCTTATACGCAGGTATGCACTTGCAGAAGCAGTTTCCTGTTATGAGCTCCTGCGTTTAGAATCATCTGATTTTATATGCTCAATTGCATCTGATTTCCATGTCGATGTTATTTCTTGTGATCATGAGTTCGATATCCATTTCACGGATTATATCAGGCTTGCAAGTTCTATGAAAGCCTTGGAATGGAAACTTGTCAACCGCAAGATACAGAAAGGCCATGTTTATATCTCAAAGGAGGAGCTTTCAAGGTTGCTTCAGGAGGCTATGCGGGATAGGATACAGAGTTCTCTTCCTCTGGATATACCTAAAGACGTCTGTCAGATATGTGCTCCATACATCTCTTCAATTCAGACTGAGCTACAGCAAATGAAGGAAACTTTTGGCTCAGGAGATTTCGGTGCTGTGGAGAGCAATATGTTTCCTCCTTGCATGGTGCATGCTATATCCAATGTAAGAGCAGGTGTCAACTTGGCACATTCCATGCGTTTTGCTCTTACTTCATTCCTGCGTAATGTGGGTATGTCTGCTGATGACATCATTGCCATGTTCAATGTTTCTCCTGATTTTGATATGGAAAAAACAAGGTATCAAATAGAACATATCTCAGGTTCATCTGGTACAGAATACAAGCCTCCTTCCTGCTCTACTATGCGTACTTATGGTAATTGCTACGGTGCAGATGAACTCTGCAGCAGGATCAAACACCCCCTTAATTATTACAGGCGCAAGACATGGTTCAAACACAAGAATGATGATTCACAGCAACAGCCATCATCTGAGAATAAAAATACGTAG
- the pcn gene encoding proliferating cell nuclear antigen (pcna) — protein sequence MFKATIDADIFKSSIETLSVLVDEARFRISTEGLSVRAVDPANVAMVSFELAASAFDDYAADDCEIGMDLTKINDIFGVAEKNEKATLELDEMSQKMSIHIGGFSYTLSLLDPSTIRAEPRIPQLELPAEVVLNGKELQKAVKAAEKISDHMSLGVDEDIFYMEAEGDTDKVRLEMPRDQLIDLKSGEARSLFSLDYLSDIVKPASKSNEITLELGRDYPIRISFTIAEGAGKISYLLAPRIESD from the coding sequence ATGTTCAAGGCAACGATTGACGCGGATATTTTTAAAAGTTCCATAGAAACGCTTTCCGTACTCGTGGATGAGGCGCGGTTTAGGATATCCACTGAGGGGCTCTCTGTAAGAGCAGTGGATCCGGCAAACGTGGCCATGGTGAGTTTTGAGCTTGCCGCAAGTGCTTTTGATGATTATGCTGCCGATGACTGTGAGATCGGCATGGACCTTACCAAGATTAATGATATATTTGGAGTGGCAGAAAAGAACGAAAAGGCCACTCTTGAACTCGATGAGATGTCCCAGAAAATGTCCATACACATAGGTGGTTTTTCTTACACTTTATCTTTACTGGATCCTTCCACCATCCGTGCAGAACCGCGCATACCGCAGCTTGAGTTGCCTGCTGAAGTGGTTCTTAATGGCAAGGAACTACAAAAAGCTGTTAAAGCAGCTGAGAAAATCAGTGATCACATGTCTCTTGGTGTGGATGAGGATATTTTCTATATGGAAGCTGAAGGTGATACTGACAAAGTGCGCCTGGAAATGCCCAGGGACCAGTTGATAGATCTTAAGTCAGGAGAGGCACGTTCTTTGTTCTCCCTGGATTATCTGTCGGATATTGTCAAGCCAGCTTCTAAATCAAATGAGATCACTCTTGAGCTCGGAAGGGATTATCCAATCAGGATAAGCTTTACTATTGCCGAAGGTGCAGGCAAGATTAGTTACTTGCTTGCTCCAAGGATAGAGTCAGACTGA
- a CDS encoding transcription factor S, with translation MEFCPKCKSMMFPVQGSFMCKKCGHVKGTEGASDDLVSKSQRKDREVTVLEENFDQGLPTTATRCPECGHNVAYWWLRQLRSADESETRFFKCTKCNATWREYD, from the coding sequence ATGGAGTTCTGTCCGAAATGTAAGTCCATGATGTTCCCTGTTCAGGGTTCTTTTATGTGTAAGAAGTGTGGCCATGTGAAAGGCACCGAAGGTGCATCTGATGATCTCGTATCCAAATCACAGCGTAAGGACCGTGAGGTCACCGTTCTGGAAGAAAATTTCGATCAGGGTCTTCCCACTACAGCAACCAGATGTCCAGAATGTGGGCATAATGTTGCATATTGGTGGCTTAGGCAGCTTAGATCTGCAGATGAGTCTGAGACACGTTTCTTCAAATGCACCAAATGTAATGCCACATGGAGAGAGTACGACTGA
- a CDS encoding NUDIX hydrolase codes for MKPVTPLLTVDTIIIYNSSIVVVRRKNDPFKGVFAFPGGFVEVGETTEQAVVREALEETGLSIEIVKLLGVYSEPSRDPRGHTVSICYLAKGKGILKAGSDAAEVALFTIDCIPKLAFDHNHIIDQSRVDINGVLSEM; via the coding sequence ATGAAACCAGTAACCCCTCTTTTAACAGTTGATACAATCATTATTTATAATTCAAGCATTGTAGTCGTCAGGCGCAAAAATGATCCTTTTAAGGGCGTTTTCGCTTTTCCAGGTGGATTTGTAGAGGTGGGGGAAACTACTGAACAAGCTGTAGTGCGGGAAGCATTGGAAGAGACAGGCTTGTCTATAGAAATAGTTAAGTTGCTTGGGGTATATTCAGAACCTTCGCGTGATCCTAGGGGGCATACAGTGTCTATATGTTATCTCGCAAAGGGAAAAGGTATCCTGAAAGCAGGTTCTGATGCGGCAGAAGTCGCGCTATTCACAATAGATTGCATACCCAAACTGGCTTTCGATCACAATCATATAATAGATCAGTCAAGAGTTGATATAAATGGAGTTCTGTCCGAAATGTAA